The nucleotide window ATCACCAAAGAAAATTTTGAAAACCAACGGCAAACGGTCATGGAAGAAAGACGGCAATCCGTCGACAACCAACCCTATGGCCCATCGATGCTGCGCATCAACGAGCTTGCGTATGGAGAGTACTTTCCCTACGCACACTCCACCATCGGGGATATGACCGATTTGCAAAAAGCACCGCTAAGCGCTGTTCAAGATTTCTTTAACACTTACTATGCGCCAAACAATGCCGTGCTCGCCATCTCGGGTAAGTTTGAACCCAAAGAAGCCATTGCACTTGCGGATAAGTATTTCGGAAGCATTCCTTCTCGCAGCACAAAAGCTTTTTCCAACCCGCCTCCGCCCAAACAAGATCAACCGCGTCATGAAACGATCTACGATGCAAACGCTGAGCTTGCAGCCTTTCATATCGCCTATCACATTCCGCCATCGCAACAAAAAGATCACTACGCGCTTGATCTTCTAGCGATGGTCCTTGGTGACGGCGCTTCATCGCGTATGTATCAAGAGCTCGTCAAAAAACAGGAGCTTCTGCAAGAAATTTCGATTTCCACCGACAAGCGTCGTGGTCCTGATTTGTTTTCAGCATGGGGCATCGTCCAAACAGGCAAAAAGGCCGAGGATGCACGCAAAGTCATCTATCAAACCATCGACAAAATCGCGAAAACTGGCATCAGCGCACGTGAGCTTGAAAAAGTGAAAAACCGCATTCGTGCAAACTTTGTCTTTGCATTGCAAAGTAATCTTTCACGCGCCATGCGGTTTGGTCGATATGAAATGTACTACGGCGATGCCAACGGGCTCAAAAAGGAACTCGATCGCTATCTTGAAGTAAGCCTTGATGACATCAAGCAAGTTGCAGGCAAGTACTTCAGCGAAAACAACCGCACCGTTCTTGATGTGTTGCCAAAAGGCAAAGGAGCTAACTAACCATGAAAACTTTTCTTATTCACATTGCCCTTCTTGCTGCCTTGCTAATCGCGTGTTCATCCACTGCACCACGCAGATCCAATCATGCTACAAAGTCATTAGCGACGACTGACTACAAAACAAACAAAGCTAAAGAAGCTCCGCCCAAGTCGGATGCCCCCGATGAACTTAAGTTTCCAGCGATAGAGCGACAAAAGCTCGACAATGGCTTGGAGCTTAACGTGGTTGAAATGCACGATTTGCCCATGGTTCATCTGCAACTGGTAATCCGGGAAGGTGAAGCCGCCGATCCAAAAGATAAACCGGGCGTAGCAAGCCTTACCGCATCGATGCTTGAAGAGGGAACGCGCCGTCTTAGTAGCAGCGCCCTTGCCGAGACCATTGAGTTTCTCGGAGCCGAACTTCACGTCGGAAGCAATGCAGATCAGCTTTACGTTGGTATCTCGGCGCTAAGCAAGGACCTGGAAAAGGTCTTGTCTCTGCTTGGAGAAATCATCAGCCAACCCGGCTTTCGCGCAAACGAATTTACAAAACTTAAAAAGCGCGAACATGCACGACTTGAACTTAGCCGCAACGATCCCTATTTCCTAGCAAGCCGCGAGTTTTATAAAGCGCTCTATGGCGATCATCCCTACGCGCATATCGATACCAACGAGCAAGCTCTTGAGACAATTTCCCGTGAGGACTTGATTCGTTGGCACCGCGAGCATGTGCTTCCCAACAACGCTTTCCTCGTTGCCGTAGGCGATCTTGATCAAGAGAGCTTTTCCAAGTTGGCAAGCTCCAGCTTTAAGAACTGGAAAAAACGCGACTTGCCAAAAATGGCAACTTTTGACCCGAAAAGAAGACAAAACAGGCAGGTTTTCGTTGTAGATCGGCCAGAATCTGTTCAGTCCGTAATTTACTGGGGCAACTTGAGTATTGAGCGCAGCAACCAAGATTACATTCCGCTCCTTGTCGCTAACCAAGTGTTGGGTGGCTCGGCTGCCGCGCGTTTGTTTATGGACTTGCGGGAAAAACGCTCGCTCACTTACGGCGCATACAGCCGCTTTGATGAACGTGCAGGGCTTGCTCCCTTTAAAGTTAGCGCCGCAGTCCGCACAGAAGTCACCGGCCAAGCCATGGACGCCTTTGCCGAGCATCTGCACCGTATAACAACGGAGCCTGTACCCGATGATGAACTGCAAAATGCAGAACGCTTGCTTAGCGATTCCTTCCCTCTTCAGCTCGAGACCTATGGAAGTATCGCAGACTTGGTTTCAGAACTTCGTTTGTTTGGACTGCCCGATCACTATTGGGATAGCTATCGCGGGAAAATCCGCGACGTTAGCGTTGAGCAAGCGCAACAAGCCGCACAGCACTATATTACCCCAGACCGCGGTGTCATCGTCGTAGTTGGCAAAGCAGCGGATATCGCACAGGATCTACGTCGCTTCGGTAAAGTTACCGTCTTAGATAGCTCCGGCAAAGAGATTGCAAGCTTTGCTGCTGCTGGAAAGTAAGGACTTCTTATGTGCGGAATTGTTGCTTACGTTGGGACTAAACCTTGCGCCTCGATTCTCATCGATGGACTGAAGCGCTTGGAATACCGTGGCTATGACTCGGCAGGCCTGGCGTTGCTCAACGGCGAGCAGATTCATTTGCGACGCGCGGTAGGTAAGTTAAGTAATCTAGAGCAGTTGCTTTCTGAATCACCGATTCAAGGAAGCACAGGTATCGGACATACGCGATGGGCCACGCATGGCCGGCCGTCTGAAGTAAATGCTCATCCGCACGTGGTCGATGACGTCGCTGTCGTTCACAACGGTATCTTTGAAAATCACTTGGAGTTGCGAGGTAGCCTTGAGCAGCAAGGCATTAAGATGAGCAGCGATACCGACACTGAAATCGTGGCTCACTTAATAGCCTTGGCGCGCAAAAGAACGAACAGTCTGAAAGATGCCGTCAAGCAAGCTCTCTCTCAAGTGCGTGGATCCTACGCTTTGGCTGTAATCTGCCTGAAAGAGCCGCAGACGATTGTGGTTGCTAAAAACGCCTCTCCGCTTGTGGTAGGGAAAGGCGAAAACGGCGAGATGTTGTGCGCTTCGGACATTCCTGCTTTGCTGCCCTACACACGCGATGTGTTGCCGCTTGAAGACGGAGATCTTGCGGTGCTCGAGCCCGGCAAACTCCACATTGAGGATAGCCAAGGCAAAAGCATTGAACGTGAAACGCACCACATTCAATGGTCTGCGGTCATGGCTGAAAAGGACGGTTTCAAGCATTTTATGCTTAAAGAGATCCACGAGCAGCCACGTGCAGTTGAAGACACTCTGCGAGGCCGTTTGCACCGTAGCGAAGGACGCATCGAAGGCAAGGAGATCGGACTTGATGCCGACGCGGTAGCGCAGATCAAACGAGTCTATCTACTGGCTTGCGGCACGAGCTACCATGCGGCGCTGCTGGGTCGCGACTACATCGAACGCTTTGCCAAGATTCCGACAACCATTGAGCTTGCAAGTGAGTTTCGTGGACGTGATGCTGTCATTTGCCCCGGTGATTTGGTGATAGCGATCAGTCAATCTGGAGAAACACTTGATACCTTGATGGCTGCTAAGCAAGCCAAGGCAAAAGGCGCGAAGGTGCTTAGCGTGTGCAACGTGCTCGGCAGCGCTTTGCCCCGCATGAGTGATGCAGCATTTTATACGCACGCCGGCCCGGAAATCGGCGTGGCCTCGACCAAATGCTTTACCACACAGGTCACAGCCATGCTGCTCTTGAGTATCTACTTCGGCGGCATCAAAGGCACGTTAAGTAAAGAGCAAAGCACCGCGCTCATCGAAGACCTCGTTCGCGTACCACAGCTGATGCGCGATACCTTGGCAAACATCGAAAAGCCTTTATCCGAGCTTGCAAAAAGCTATAGCCATGCACGCGATGTGCTCTTCTTGGGCCGAGGTTTGAGTTTTCCCATTGCTCTTGAAGGAGCACTCAAGCTGAAAGAAATTTCCTACATTCATGCTGAAGGTTATTCCGCAGGCGAGATGAAACACGGCCCCATCGCGCTTATCGATGATGCGATGCCTGTCGTCGTGGTTCTTCCTAAAGATGAACATTACGAAAAAACCTTGGCCAACTTGCAAGAAGCACGCGCACGCGACGGCAAAGTCATCGCCATAACCTTCGATGATACACCCGAAGTTGATACGATAGCCGACGAGGTGATTCGCGTCACAACTGTACAAAGTGCCCTAAGCCCCTTATTTACCGTGCTGCCTCTTCAACTGTTTTCCTATTTCGTAGCCGATGCCAAAGGCACAGACGTCGATCAGCCTCGTAATCTCGCCAAAACAGTCACCGTCGAGTAGAACTTGTCCGCGCATATCGGCTGAGTCATACTGCATAACGAACGATGTTTCTTAGTCGATATGTTTGCCTTCTTATGCTCTGCCTGTGGCAGTGTTCCAGTTTTGATGGCTCACTATTGCTGATCGATGACGCCGGTAGCTGCGATGGAGATAGCTGCGATGCTACTGTCACCGACTCCGATGGTGATGGGTTTGCATCATCAGTCGATTGTGATGACAACGATGAAAGCATTGGCTCAGATGCACAGCGCGCTTGTCAGGGAAGCTGCGCTCCAGGCTTAGAGCGTTGTGTATCGGGCACCTGGCAAGCCTGTGATGCGCCCGAGGATTGCAGTTGCACTATAGGGCAGAGTCGCAATCTTGATTGCGCAATGTGCGGTACGCAAGCTCAAATCTGTCCCGAGGGAAGTTGGCAGAACAACGGTACATGTCTCGATCAAGGCAGCTGCAGTCCCGGAAGTCTTGAAACCAGCAGCGCGTGCGGCAACTGTGGCGTGCTTCAACGTCTATGTAACGAGGACTGCAGCTGGGGACAAGATTCATGTGTCAATGAAGGCGTATGCACCGCAGGACAGGTTTTTGCAGAAGAGCAAGCCTGCGGAACAAACGGTACACGATCACGCACATGCAGCTGCAGCAACAGCTGCACAGTCAGCAACTGCAGTGCTTGGTCGAGTTGCACCGAGTGCACCGAAACCTGTCCCGCGGAAAACGATCTTCCTGTCACCTGCAACGGATTGACGGCGACAAGCCAGCAAGGATGCGCCCCAATGCAAAGCAAAACCTGTACTTGCATTGTTCGCGCCACGGGATCCCTATGGCTATGCGCTTGGTGCCAATAGCTTCATTTCTCGGACTCGCCTAACGCAGATTCAACTACGCTGGCTGCGTCGAATAAAATGGATTCATTTCCTGGTGCTGTTGCAAGCATGATGCCTGGCACTAGACCGGTAGCTTCATCGCGAAATTTGGGTGCGGGCACGGTGATCGCAGGAAGGTTCATGGCGTTGCAAAAGGCAACCGAAGTCATGTCTTTGTTTACACCCGGTTTAAGAGAAGCTCGGTTCATCTTACCATGCTCGGGAGCAAGCAGTCCTAAGGTTGGAAACACTAAAATGGCAT belongs to Myxococcales bacterium and includes:
- a CDS encoding insulinase family protein, which translates into the protein MNAFRIVVIISLLVFSSSFSAQAKETSSPEDKPSALSQISIVRHTLKNGLRLVLIPDETVPTVGIVVYYDVGSRNEEKGRTGFAHLFEHMMFQGSANVGKGEHIQWVEHRGGKMNGTTNSDRTNYFETLPSNELAFGLWLEADRMRSLAITKENFENQRQTVMEERRQSVDNQPYGPSMLRINELAYGEYFPYAHSTIGDMTDLQKAPLSAVQDFFNTYYAPNNAVLAISGKFEPKEAIALADKYFGSIPSRSTKAFSNPPPPKQDQPRHETIYDANAELAAFHIAYHIPPSQQKDHYALDLLAMVLGDGASSRMYQELVKKQELLQEISISTDKRRGPDLFSAWGIVQTGKKAEDARKVIYQTIDKIAKTGISARELEKVKNRIRANFVFALQSNLSRAMRFGRYEMYYGDANGLKKELDRYLEVSLDDIKQVAGKYFSENNRTVLDVLPKGKGAN
- the glmS gene encoding glutamine--fructose-6-phosphate transaminase (isomerizing), yielding MCGIVAYVGTKPCASILIDGLKRLEYRGYDSAGLALLNGEQIHLRRAVGKLSNLEQLLSESPIQGSTGIGHTRWATHGRPSEVNAHPHVVDDVAVVHNGIFENHLELRGSLEQQGIKMSSDTDTEIVAHLIALARKRTNSLKDAVKQALSQVRGSYALAVICLKEPQTIVVAKNASPLVVGKGENGEMLCASDIPALLPYTRDVLPLEDGDLAVLEPGKLHIEDSQGKSIERETHHIQWSAVMAEKDGFKHFMLKEIHEQPRAVEDTLRGRLHRSEGRIEGKEIGLDADAVAQIKRVYLLACGTSYHAALLGRDYIERFAKIPTTIELASEFRGRDAVICPGDLVIAISQSGETLDTLMAAKQAKAKGAKVLSVCNVLGSALPRMSDAAFYTHAGPEIGVASTKCFTTQVTAMLLLSIYFGGIKGTLSKEQSTALIEDLVRVPQLMRDTLANIEKPLSELAKSYSHARDVLFLGRGLSFPIALEGALKLKEISYIHAEGYSAGEMKHGPIALIDDAMPVVVVLPKDEHYEKTLANLQEARARDGKVIAITFDDTPEVDTIADEVIRVTTVQSALSPLFTVLPLQLFSYFVADAKGTDVDQPRNLAKTVTVE
- a CDS encoding insulinase family protein encodes the protein MKTFLIHIALLAALLIACSSTAPRRSNHATKSLATTDYKTNKAKEAPPKSDAPDELKFPAIERQKLDNGLELNVVEMHDLPMVHLQLVIREGEAADPKDKPGVASLTASMLEEGTRRLSSSALAETIEFLGAELHVGSNADQLYVGISALSKDLEKVLSLLGEIISQPGFRANEFTKLKKREHARLELSRNDPYFLASREFYKALYGDHPYAHIDTNEQALETISREDLIRWHREHVLPNNAFLVAVGDLDQESFSKLASSSFKNWKKRDLPKMATFDPKRRQNRQVFVVDRPESVQSVIYWGNLSIERSNQDYIPLLVANQVLGGSAAARLFMDLREKRSLTYGAYSRFDERAGLAPFKVSAAVRTEVTGQAMDAFAEHLHRITTEPVPDDELQNAERLLSDSFPLQLETYGSIADLVSELRLFGLPDHYWDSYRGKIRDVSVEQAQQAAQHYITPDRGVIVVVGKAADIAQDLRRFGKVTVLDSSGKEIASFAAAGK